In Paenibacillus sp. J23TS9, a single genomic region encodes these proteins:
- a CDS encoding polyprenyl synthetase family protein yields the protein MAVTYLSEQVSFGQYHQNIIDQVTTRLEESLPGSWQIPSSLREAMQYSLMAGGKRMRPLLVMAACEALEGNMNAALDAACAVEMVHTYSLIHDDLPAMDNDDYRRGKLTNHKVFGEATAILAGDALLTHAFYLVAQMSGAYGIPAERVVEITMDLSELSGPRGMVGGQAADMEGEQGLTELSQLEYIHLHKTSDLIMFSLLAGGRIAGADAAKLEALRMFGRKLGLAFQIQDDILDIVGDESKLGKKTQSDIKQEKVTYPYFIGLEASRDEVLRLTQEAKAAVLEAGFSNPSRLLEIADYLMYRDH from the coding sequence ATGGCGGTGACGTACTTGAGTGAACAGGTCTCCTTCGGACAATATCATCAAAACATCATTGACCAGGTGACCACAAGACTGGAGGAGAGCCTTCCCGGCAGCTGGCAGATACCATCCTCACTTCGTGAAGCCATGCAGTATTCTTTGATGGCTGGCGGCAAACGGATGCGCCCGCTGCTTGTGATGGCCGCATGTGAGGCCCTGGAAGGAAATATGAATGCTGCCCTTGACGCCGCATGTGCTGTTGAAATGGTTCATACCTATTCCCTGATCCATGATGATCTGCCCGCGATGGATAATGATGATTACCGCCGAGGCAAGCTTACGAATCACAAGGTTTTTGGCGAAGCCACAGCCATTCTGGCGGGTGATGCACTGCTCACGCATGCCTTCTACCTTGTTGCGCAAATGTCCGGAGCTTATGGCATTCCAGCTGAACGGGTGGTGGAGATCACCATGGATCTGTCAGAGCTATCGGGCCCAAGAGGCATGGTGGGCGGTCAGGCAGCGGATATGGAAGGTGAACAAGGTCTGACGGAGCTATCACAGCTGGAATATATTCACCTTCACAAAACGAGTGATCTGATTATGTTTTCACTGCTAGCCGGCGGCAGAATTGCCGGAGCAGATGCGGCGAAGCTGGAAGCACTGCGGATGTTTGGACGCAAGCTTGGCCTGGCCTTTCAAATTCAGGACGATATTCTGGATATCGTCGGTGATGAGTCGAAGCTGGGTAAAAAAACACAAAGCGACATTAAACAGGAAAAGGTAACATATCCCTATTTTATTGGGCTCGAAGCTTCACGTGACGAAGTACTGCGCCTTACGCAAGAAGCCAAGGCAGCGGTTCTCGAAGCGGGTTTTTCCAATCCTTCCCGGCTGCTGGAAATCGCTGACTATCTGATGTACCGGGATCATTAA
- the xseB gene encoding exodeoxyribonuclease VII small subunit, giving the protein MTDKENELKFEDAMIQLEDIVGELEHGDVPLEKAIELFQEGMKLSQLCSQKLEQVERKIEMIVEEDGELRKKPFGSELDVNGGDVLE; this is encoded by the coding sequence ATGACGGACAAGGAAAATGAGCTGAAGTTTGAGGACGCAATGATTCAGCTTGAAGACATCGTTGGGGAACTTGAACACGGCGACGTGCCTCTGGAGAAAGCAATCGAGCTTTTTCAGGAAGGAATGAAACTTTCACAACTCTGCAGTCAAAAGCTGGAGCAGGTGGAGCGTAAAATCGAAATGATCGTGGAAGAAGACGGTGAACTTCGCAAAAAGCCTTTCGGCTCTGAGCTTGATGTAAATGGCGGTGACGTACTTGAGTGA